A stretch of Triticum aestivum cultivar Chinese Spring chromosome 1D, IWGSC CS RefSeq v2.1, whole genome shotgun sequence DNA encodes these proteins:
- the LOC123180308 gene encoding uncharacterized protein, translating to MAGGKRRYKRNPTAGGPRHSAGAGRRRSLPELPSFVSPTSVAAAFGPSSSGGRGRGRGGRRGAAAEPANAVPFSYTAALRPCPASAGGAAQALEVAIDTVSCADPAASASMYSYEVVGGIGLGFHGDEEAEGQEEAGESVPHLGLGFHDRIEEEMDAEVEELEEVSFVTPRQAKGKGRQNGGFISIGGVRIYSEDTSSPESEGMGDSDEESDSDYEVRDRNADVDSSEEDSDDDKGDPESDEDGSGSDSEEGLSIGDSSVDDEIVADYMEGIGGSEELLSSRWLNGMKLVDSDDDEMDTDDDEDGFLKKGKEKLEGYALMRASEQYGMKMPSSSERRKGKSTNGRDCGRGLASIQVMGLEDVMMVKDARMANRSSKGSKASSSSQLSRSWPDAARKSKKYQRVPGEKKKHKKEHIAKKRRQRMLSRGVDLEQINTKLRKMVVNQLDMLCFQPMHSRDCSQVQRLASIYQLKSGCQGSGNKRFVTVTLTGQSSMPSADGQVRLEKLLGTEPEDYSVNWNSSKGPTRAKGLSAPGKLARHSDSCGNKVPTKKVSFAERPVSFVSSGTMAETATEAVAVGSTAGDVSCEKVVGSDSKLGTFETHTKGFGSKMMAKMGFIEGTGLGKDGQGILQPVQAIQRPKSLGLGVEFDSELEAAKARSEPPAKARPEPAANARRELSRSRSEPRRNTRPPEMYDCGTFERHTKGFGSKMMVKMGFVPGSGLGKDGQGIVNPLTAVRRPKSRGLGATDKY from the exons atggccggcggcaagcGCCGCTACAAGCGCAACCCCACCGCCGGCGGGCCCCGTCACAGCGCCGGAGCCGGGCGCCGGCGCTCGCTCCCAGAACTCCCTTCCTTCGTCTCCCCCACCTCcgtcgccgccgcgttcggccctTCCTCCTCGGGCGGCCGGGGCCGCGGCCGAGGCGGCCGGCGCGGCGCCGCGGCGGAACCCGCCAACGCCGTCCCCTTCAGCTACACCGCCGCCCTTCGCCCGTGCCCCGCCTCcgccggcggggcggcgcaggcGCTGGAGGTGGCCATAGACACCGTCTCCTGCGCCGATCCGGCCGCCTCCGCGTCGATGTACTCGTACGAAGTGGTCGGAGGGATCGGGCTTGGGTTccacggcgacgaggaggcggaggGCCAGGAggaggccggtgagagcgtgccgCATCTCGGATTGGGATTCCACGATCGCATCGAAGAAGAGATGGACGCTGAGGTTGAGGAATTGGAGGAGGTCTCCTTCGTGACGCCGAGGCAGGCTAAAGGCAAAGGGAGGCAGAATGGTGGATTTATCTCCATTGGGGGAGTCAGGATCTACAGCGAGGATACCTCATCACCGGAATCAGAGGGGATGGGCGACTCCGATGAGGAATCGGATTCTGATTATGAGGTGAGAGATCGCAACGCCGATGTTGATAGCAGTgaggaagatagtgatgatgataaGGGGGATCCGGAGTCCGATGAGGACGGTTCAGGGTCAGACTCGGAGGAGGGTCTCAGCATTGGGGACTCATCGGTTGATGATGAGATTGTTGCCGATTACATGGAGGGGATTGGTGGCAGCGAGGAGCTATTGAGCAGTAGGTGGTTGAATGGCATGAAATTGGTTGATTCAGATGATGATGAGATGGATACAGATGATGATGAGGACGGGTTCCTAAAGAAGGGGAAGGAAAAGCTTGAGGGTTATGCGCTAATGCGTGCATCTGAGCAGTATGGGATGAAGATGCCCAGCTCGTCTGAAAGGCGGAAGGGAAAGAGCACTAATGGCAGGGATTGTGGCAGGGGCCTGGCTAGTATACAAGTTATGGGGCTGGAGGATGTGATGATGGTAAAGGATGCAAGGATGGCAAACAGGTCAAGTAAGGGGTCGAAGGCTTCATCGTCATCTCAGCTCTCCAGGTCCTGGCCCGATGCGGCCAGGAAGAGCAAGAAATATCAGAGGGTCCCAG GTGAAAAAAAGAAGCACAAGAAGGAACACATTGCAAAGAAACGCCGTCAACGGATGCTAAGTAGAGGAGTTGACTTGGAGCAAATCAATACT AAACTGAGGAAGATGGTTGTCAATCAACTTGATATGTTGTGCTTTCAGCCAATGCACTCTCGGGACTGTTCTCAG GTACAACGCCTCGCATCTATTTATCAATTGAAAAGTGGGTGTCAAGGTTCAGGCAATAAAAG GTTTGTTACGGTGACATTAACTGGACAGTCTTCCATGCCATCTGCAGATGGTCAAGTTCGACTTGAGAAG CTTTTGGGGACTGAGCCTGAGGACTATAGTGTAAACTGGAACAGCTCCAAAGGTCCAACAAGAGCGAAGGGCCTTTCAGCTCCAGGGAAATTGGCGAGGCACAGCGATTCTTGTGGGAATAAAGTTCCAACGAAAAAGGTCTCATTTGCGGAGCGTCCTGTATCTTTTGTGTCTTCTGGCACGATGGCGGAAACTGCTACCGAGGCAGTAGCAGTTGGCTCAACTGCTGGTGATGTGTCATGTGAGAAGGTTGTTGGAAGCGACTCCAAGCTGGGCACTTTTGAGACGCACACCAAGGGCTTTGGTTCCAAGATGATGGCGAAGATGGGATTCATCGAGGGAACAGGCCTTGGCAAAGATGGCCAAGGCATACTGCAGCCTGTCCAAGCAATTCAGCGTCCTAAATCTCTTGGGTTAGGTGTAGAATTTGACAGCGAATTGGAGGCGGCCAAAGCAAGGTCAGAGCCACCGGCCAAAGCAAGGCCAGAGCCAGCGGCTAATGCAAGGCGAGAACTGAGTAGAAGCAGGTCAGAACCGAGGCGCAACACACGGCCACCGGAGATGTACGACTGCGGCACTTTTGAGAGGCATACAAAGGGTTTTGGATCCAAAATGATGGTGAAGATGGGGTTTGTTCCCGGTTCTGGCCTGGGGAAGGATGGCCAGGGCATTGTCAACCCCTTGACCGCGGTGAGACGACCGAAATCGCGGGGGCTGGGAGCTACCGACAAGTACTAA